A DNA window from Aminipila luticellarii contains the following coding sequences:
- a CDS encoding phage major capsid protein yields the protein MTINELRAKRNQAWEAAKAFVETKRNSDGLLSDEDAKTYAQMEKKVQDYGAEIERMEAMSAMDAQLSKPTSTPITEKPMNGTSVNDQKPKTGRASDAYKDGMLKALRTNFRQVSNVLQEGIDADGGYLVPEEYDSRLIEALEEENIFRKLGHTITTSGERKINIAATKPAAAWIDEGEELTWGDAKFAQINLDAHKLHVAVKVTEELLYDNAFQLEKYILRQFAKALANAEEDAFLNGTGVGQPLGLLADEGGAQIGVTAASATEITADELIDLVYSLKRPYRKNAKFICNDQTLAAIRKLTDKNGRYLWQDSVQAGEPGRLLGYEVHTSPYFPAITAGMPAIAFGDYNYYNIGDRGTRSFAELKELFAGNGMVGFVAKERVDGKLILPEAVKLLKMATA from the coding sequence ATGACTATCAACGAACTGCGCGCAAAGCGTAACCAGGCTTGGGAAGCTGCAAAGGCTTTTGTAGAGACCAAGCGCAACAGTGACGGTCTGCTTTCCGATGAGGATGCCAAGACCTATGCCCAGATGGAAAAGAAGGTTCAGGACTACGGTGCTGAAATCGAGCGTATGGAAGCTATGTCTGCTATGGACGCACAGCTTTCCAAGCCCACTTCTACTCCCATCACCGAAAAGCCTATGAACGGCACTTCTGTGAATGACCAGAAACCCAAGACCGGCCGTGCTTCCGATGCCTATAAGGACGGTATGCTCAAGGCTCTCCGTACCAACTTCCGCCAGGTCAGCAATGTTCTCCAGGAGGGCATTGACGCTGACGGTGGCTACCTGGTTCCCGAAGAGTATGATTCCCGTCTGATCGAGGCTCTGGAGGAAGAGAACATCTTCCGCAAGCTGGGTCACACCATCACTACCAGTGGCGAGCGCAAGATCAACATCGCTGCCACCAAGCCTGCGGCTGCGTGGATCGATGAGGGCGAGGAACTCACCTGGGGCGATGCAAAGTTTGCCCAGATCAATCTGGATGCCCATAAGCTCCATGTTGCCGTGAAGGTCACCGAGGAACTGCTCTACGACAACGCATTCCAGTTGGAGAAGTACATCCTTCGTCAGTTTGCAAAGGCTCTGGCCAATGCTGAAGAGGATGCCTTCCTCAATGGTACCGGCGTTGGTCAGCCTTTGGGTCTGCTTGCCGATGAGGGTGGCGCACAGATCGGCGTGACTGCCGCATCTGCTACCGAGATCACTGCCGATGAACTCATCGACCTGGTGTACTCCCTCAAGCGCCCCTACCGCAAGAATGCCAAGTTCATCTGCAATGACCAGACTCTGGCAGCGATCCGCAAGCTGACTGACAAGAACGGTCGCTACCTGTGGCAGGATTCCGTGCAGGCAGGCGAACCTGGCAGACTCCTGGGCTACGAGGTTCACACCTCTCCTTATTTCCCCGCAATCACCGCAGGTATGCCTGCCATCGCTTTCGGTGACTACAACTACTACAACATCGGTGACCGCGGCACTCGTTCCTTTGCGGAACTGAAGGAACTCTTCGCCGGTAACGGCATGGTTGGCTTCGTTGCCAAGGAGCGCGTGGACGGCAAGCTGATTCTCCCCGAAGCGGTCAAGCTGCTCAAGATGGCGACTGCGTAA
- a CDS encoding head maturation protease, ClpP-related yields MKKFWKWKNQAQTETAPAERTLFLNGTIAEESWFDDDVTPQLFKDELMAGSGDITVWINSPGGDCVAAAQIYNMLMDYKGNVTVKIDGIAASAASVIAMAGTKVLMSPVSMMMIHNPMTIAFGDSAEMQKAIEMLGSVKDSIINAYEIKTGLSRAKLSHLMDAETWMDANKAVELGFADEVIKRSGDTEDMEAPTVSMLYSKANVVNSLMDKIAAKCAIEPKHTHQHRADDLLDRLNLIKNWR; encoded by the coding sequence ATGAAGAAGTTCTGGAAGTGGAAGAACCAAGCACAGACGGAGACGGCTCCGGCGGAGAGGACTCTGTTTCTCAACGGTACCATCGCCGAGGAAAGTTGGTTTGACGATGACGTCACCCCACAGCTTTTCAAGGACGAGTTGATGGCAGGCTCCGGCGACATTACCGTCTGGATCAACAGCCCCGGCGGTGACTGCGTGGCGGCAGCCCAAATCTACAATATGCTGATGGATTACAAAGGCAACGTCACGGTCAAGATTGACGGCATCGCTGCCTCCGCAGCATCCGTTATCGCTATGGCAGGCACCAAGGTTCTGATGTCCCCGGTATCCATGATGATGATCCATAACCCCATGACCATTGCTTTCGGTGACTCTGCGGAAATGCAGAAAGCCATTGAAATGCTCGGCAGTGTGAAGGATTCCATCATTAATGCCTACGAGATCAAGACCGGGCTGTCCCGCGCAAAGCTGTCCCACCTTATGGATGCCGAAACCTGGATGGACGCAAACAAGGCCGTGGAACTCGGCTTTGCTGATGAGGTCATCAAGCGTTCCGGCGATACCGAAGATATGGAAGCACCCACAGTCTCCATGCTGTATTCCAAGGCCAATGTGGTCAATTCCCTCATGGACAAAATCGCTGCCAAGTGCGCGATTGAACCCAAACACACCCACCAACACAGGGCCGATGACCTTTTGGATCGGCTCAATCTTATCAAAAACTGGAGGTAA
- a CDS encoding phage portal protein → MGIFSGLFKSRDKPENRTAGSAYAFYMGGTTAGKTVTERSAMQMTAVYSCVRILAEAVAGLPLHLYKYTDGGGKEKALDHPLYRLLHDEPNPEMSSFVFRETLMTHLLLWGNAYAQVIRNGKGEVIALYPLMPNKMSVDRDENGRLYYTYYRGSDEAIKNKDFAVTLQPSDVLHIPGLGFDGLVGYSPIAMAKNAIGMAIACEEYGAKFFANGAAPGGVLEHPGTIKDPQRVRESWQSTFGGSGNANKIAVLEEGMKYTPIGISPEQAQFLETRKFQINEIARIFRVPPHMVGDLEKSSFSNIEQQSLEFVKYTLDPWVVRWEQSIQRALLSQGEKAEYFVKFNLEGLLRGDYQSRMNGYAIGRQNGWMSANDIRELENLDRIPAEEGGDLYLINGNMLPLKNAGAFANTPTDDGKEENPDEEVLEVEEPSTDGDGSGGEDSVSQRYHRRGKLV, encoded by the coding sequence ATGGGTATCTTTTCTGGTCTGTTCAAATCCAGAGACAAGCCTGAAAACCGAACTGCGGGAAGCGCCTATGCTTTTTACATGGGCGGGACTACCGCAGGCAAAACCGTAACAGAGCGGTCCGCCATGCAGATGACCGCTGTGTACTCCTGTGTCCGCATTCTGGCAGAAGCTGTGGCGGGACTTCCGCTGCACCTCTATAAATACACCGATGGCGGTGGCAAAGAAAAAGCCCTCGATCATCCGCTGTACCGTCTGCTCCATGATGAGCCGAACCCGGAAATGAGTTCTTTCGTGTTCCGAGAGACACTCATGACTCATCTGCTTCTGTGGGGCAATGCCTACGCACAGGTCATCCGCAACGGCAAGGGTGAAGTCATCGCACTGTATCCGCTGATGCCAAACAAGATGTCCGTGGACAGAGATGAAAACGGCCGTCTGTATTACACCTATTATCGTGGCTCGGATGAAGCCATTAAAAATAAGGATTTTGCGGTAACGCTTCAGCCTTCGGATGTGCTGCATATCCCAGGCTTGGGCTTTGACGGTCTGGTAGGCTACAGTCCCATTGCTATGGCAAAGAACGCCATCGGCATGGCAATTGCCTGCGAGGAGTACGGTGCCAAGTTCTTTGCAAATGGCGCAGCTCCCGGCGGTGTGTTGGAACATCCTGGCACCATCAAAGATCCGCAGCGTGTGCGTGAAAGTTGGCAGTCCACCTTCGGCGGCAGCGGAAACGCAAATAAAATCGCTGTTCTTGAGGAAGGCATGAAATACACGCCTATCGGCATCTCGCCGGAGCAGGCACAGTTCCTTGAGACCCGCAAATTCCAAATCAATGAAATTGCTCGAATTTTCCGTGTCCCGCCCCACATGGTCGGTGATCTGGAAAAGTCGAGCTTTTCTAATATTGAGCAGCAGTCCCTTGAGTTTGTGAAGTACACCCTCGACCCCTGGGTTGTCCGTTGGGAGCAGTCCATTCAGAGGGCGCTCCTGTCCCAAGGCGAAAAGGCAGAGTATTTTGTGAAGTTCAATCTGGAAGGTCTGCTCCGTGGCGATTACCAGAGCCGTATGAACGGCTATGCCATCGGTCGCCAGAACGGTTGGATGTCCGCAAATGACATCCGTGAACTGGAAAACCTCGACCGCATCCCTGCGGAAGAAGGCGGCGACCTGTACCTCATTAACGGCAATATGCTCCCGCTGAAAAATGCCGGGGCTTTTGCAAATACACCTACTGATGACGGAAAGGAGGAAAATCCCGATGAAGAAGTTCTGGAAGTGGAAGAACCAAGCACAGACGGAGACGGCTCCGGCGGAGAGGACTCTGTTTCTCAACGGTACCATCGCCGAGGAAAGTTGGTTTGA
- a CDS encoding terminase large subunit, with protein sequence MSEGSYYDKDAADYAVGFIECLCHTKGTWARKPFELIDWQEQIIRDIFGTLKPNGYRQFNTAYIEIPKKQGKSELAAAVALLLTCGDGEERAEVYGCAADRQQASIVFNVAADMVRMCPALAKRVKILDSQKRLIYLPTGSIYQVLSADVGNKHGFNTHGVVFDELHTQPNRKLFDVMTKGSGDARMQPLYFLITTAGNDTKSICYEIHQKAKDIIEGRKIDHTFYPVIYGADESDDWTDPETWKKANPSLGITVGIDKVRDACESAKQNPGEENAFRQLRLNQWVKQAVRWMPMDRWDKCAFATSEDDLEGRVCYGGLDLSSTTDITALVLVFPPEYDDDKYIILPYFWIPEDNLDLRVRRDHVPYDVWERQGFLQTTEGNVVHYGYIEKFIERLGERYNIREIAFDRWGAVQMVQNLEGMGFTVVPFGQGFKDMSPPTKELMKLVLEEKVAHGGHPVLRWMMDNIFIRTDPAGNIKPDKEKSTEKIDGAVATIMALDRAIRCGNDSSASVYDDRGILFI encoded by the coding sequence ATGTCCGAAGGCTCCTACTACGATAAGGATGCCGCTGACTATGCGGTCGGTTTTATTGAATGCCTTTGTCACACAAAAGGTACCTGGGCAAGAAAGCCCTTTGAACTGATCGACTGGCAGGAACAGATCATCCGAGACATTTTCGGAACACTGAAGCCCAACGGCTACCGCCAGTTTAATACTGCATATATCGAAATCCCCAAGAAACAGGGCAAGTCCGAGTTGGCTGCCGCTGTTGCGCTTCTGCTGACCTGCGGTGACGGTGAGGAACGCGCCGAGGTTTACGGCTGCGCCGCTGACCGACAGCAGGCATCCATCGTTTTCAATGTCGCCGCCGACATGGTGCGTATGTGTCCGGCTCTGGCAAAGCGGGTCAAAATCCTTGATTCCCAGAAGCGTCTGATTTATCTGCCCACAGGCAGTATCTACCAGGTGCTTTCCGCTGATGTCGGCAACAAGCACGGCTTCAACACCCACGGCGTTGTATTCGATGAGTTGCACACACAGCCGAACAGAAAACTGTTTGATGTTATGACCAAGGGCTCCGGCGATGCCCGTATGCAGCCGCTGTATTTCCTTATTACCACAGCCGGAAATGATACCAAGTCCATCTGCTATGAGATCCACCAGAAAGCCAAAGATATCATCGAGGGTCGCAAAATCGACCACACTTTTTATCCAGTTATCTATGGCGCGGATGAAAGCGATGACTGGACGGACCCGGAAACCTGGAAGAAGGCAAACCCCTCCCTGGGCATTACAGTGGGTATCGACAAGGTGCGTGATGCCTGCGAGTCTGCTAAACAGAACCCCGGCGAGGAGAACGCTTTCCGGCAACTCCGCTTAAACCAGTGGGTCAAGCAGGCAGTCCGTTGGATGCCGATGGACAGATGGGATAAATGTGCCTTTGCTACCTCCGAGGATGACCTTGAGGGGCGCGTCTGCTACGGCGGATTGGATTTGTCCTCCACCACAGACATCACCGCACTGGTTCTGGTGTTCCCACCTGAATACGATGATGATAAATACATTATCCTACCGTATTTCTGGATACCCGAAGACAACCTCGACCTGCGTGTCCGGCGCGACCATGTGCCGTATGATGTGTGGGAGCGGCAGGGCTTCCTGCAGACCACCGAGGGCAATGTCGTTCACTATGGTTACATCGAAAAATTCATCGAGCGCCTGGGTGAACGCTACAACATCCGTGAGATTGCCTTCGACCGTTGGGGCGCTGTCCAGATGGTGCAGAACCTTGAGGGTATGGGCTTCACGGTGGTCCCTTTCGGACAGGGCTTCAAGGATATGTCCCCGCCCACCAAAGAACTGATGAAACTGGTGCTTGAAGAAAAGGTCGCCCACGGCGGGCATCCTGTTCTCCGATGGATGATGGATAACATCTTCATCCGCACCGATCCCGCCGGCAACATCAAGCCGGACAAGGAAAAATCCACAGAAAAGATTGACGGCGCAGTCGCCACCATTATGGCTCTCGACCGTGCGATCCGCTGCGGCAACGACTCCAGTGCTTCGGTCTACGATGACCGGGGCATTTTGTTTATCTGA
- a CDS encoding Nmad4 family putative nucleotide modification protein encodes MCHTERENTEKTEENNMEFTTMERLQMKVSASYGAVIQFGDKVFVTDCHWKGGFTAEIYEFVETPDETGLGDIECRLAPWGKTDERFKDNGHAIAWCMAQVK; translated from the coding sequence ATGTGTCACACCGAAAGGGAAAACACAGAAAAAACGGAGGAAAACAACATGGAATTCACAACAATGGAACGGCTGCAGATGAAGGTTTCCGCAAGCTACGGCGCGGTCATTCAGTTCGGCGACAAGGTCTTTGTTACGGACTGCCACTGGAAAGGCGGTTTTACGGCAGAGATTTACGAGTTCGTTGAAACTCCCGATGAGACCGGGCTTGGCGACATCGAGTGCAGACTCGCACCCTGGGGAAAGACCGATGAGCGGTTCAAAGACAACGGCCACGCTATTGCCTGGTGCATGGCACAGGTTAAGTAA
- a CDS encoding DUF5049 domain-containing protein, giving the protein MTDKIREQILAVRKTGRTNMFDVPMVQYIANEMRFYELVIFLEEHRSEYVNFILTGES; this is encoded by the coding sequence ATGACCGATAAAATCAGAGAACAGATCCTCGCAGTCCGCAAGACTGGCCGTACCAATATGTTTGATGTTCCGATGGTGCAGTACATCGCCAATGAAATGCGGTTCTATGAACTGGTGATTTTCCTTGAGGAGCATCGCTCCGAATATGTGAATTTCATCCTCACGGGCGAGTCATAA
- a CDS encoding DUF4314 domain-containing protein, translating into MRVISRDALQALRERYPKGTRVELVQMDDPQAPPVGTKGTVIGVDDIGSIMVAWDTGSGLNVAYGVDVCRKVANTDDR; encoded by the coding sequence ATGCGAGTAATCTCCAGAGATGCCTTACAAGCCCTCCGTGAGCGTTACCCAAAGGGTACTCGGGTGGAACTGGTGCAGATGGACGATCCGCAGGCTCCGCCCGTCGGTACAAAAGGCACCGTGATCGGAGTTGATGATATTGGCAGCATTATGGTTGCCTGGGATACTGGCTCTGGCTTGAATGTAGCCTACGGTGTCGATGTTTGTCGAAAGGTGGCGAATACCGATGACCGATAA
- a CDS encoding virulence protein, translating into MIINYNVSGSDRKQLVAAIAEHTGEKAKYLGAPGFAYQIGGFTVSVDGKVTIEDNSTAAPLIRFLREKGFQAEDPLADCIADDADEDEETDEACGICISMPRSLFTDSSMENLKALIAAKGNLIKKALGVEALPIEVTDEKVSFPWFPAVPTPEELKAYDTFICKLCEMARNAKRVVAKEKETDNDKYAFRCFLLRLGFIGAEFKTERKILLRNLAGSSAFRSGQPKEVEVCE; encoded by the coding sequence ATGATTATCAACTACAACGTCAGCGGTTCTGACCGCAAGCAACTGGTCGCAGCCATTGCTGAACACACCGGCGAAAAAGCCAAATACCTCGGCGCACCCGGCTTTGCCTACCAGATTGGCGGTTTCACCGTCAGTGTGGACGGCAAGGTCACCATCGAGGACAACAGCACCGCCGCACCGCTCATCCGCTTCCTGCGCGAGAAGGGATTCCAGGCTGAAGACCCTCTGGCAGACTGCATCGCAGACGATGCCGACGAAGATGAAGAAACGGACGAAGCCTGCGGCATCTGCATTTCCATGCCCCGCAGCCTTTTCACCGACAGCAGCATGGAAAACCTCAAGGCACTCATCGCAGCCAAGGGAAACCTCATCAAAAAGGCTCTGGGTGTGGAAGCCCTTCCAATTGAGGTCACGGACGAAAAAGTTTCCTTCCCCTGGTTTCCGGCAGTGCCTACTCCAGAGGAACTGAAAGCCTATGACACTTTCATTTGCAAGCTGTGCGAAATGGCACGGAACGCAAAGCGAGTGGTGGCAAAGGAAAAGGAAACGGACAATGACAAGTATGCATTCCGCTGCTTCCTTCTCCGCCTGGGCTTCATCGGCGCAGAGTTCAAGACCGAACGCAAAATCCTTCTCCGCAACCTGGCGGGCAGTTCTGCCTTTAGAAGCGGTCAGCCCAAGGAGGTAGAAGTATGCGAGTAA
- a CDS encoding DNA cytosine methyltransferase — protein MNNLTLGSLFDGSGGFPLGGLISGITPVWASEIEPFPIRVTTKRLPFMKHYGDISQMDGGKIEPVDIITFGSPCTDMSVAGRRAGLEGQQSVLFYQAIRIIKEMRCATNGKYPRYIVWENVPGAFSSNGGEDFKAVLEAVIDVAEPNTQVPMPEKNRWPYADCYMGDGWSVAYRVLDAQFWGVPQRRKRIYLVADFAGGRAFDILFKSEGLSGYSAEGFRSWQRTAGSTADRTGTASLCLNDQGGQRMDVTDDVTATLRAEAHHPPCVLESAGFCTEHSAKSRSIGYKEETSPTLRAGVVPAAVALENHPTDSRVKIAEDGKVQTLTSRMGTGGNNVPLVMKIRSGCEGGGKGPLIQTEKSATLSCNNDQTLFEPKAYGICSKESNAMKSDNPHSGIYEAETSRTLDGNGGNPGCNQGGIAVVESYAIQGSMIGRDDKNGPQGDGINEDVSFTLNTVDRHAVYAMTTGSFTQVAEDKAPTVLARDYKDPTAVCYGIGRDTFNQGKNAKFAPTFEEELQPTLVAKGPGAIQSGYTVRRLTPTECAKLQGFPDWWCDGLGVAEPTMEDIRYWYDVFETHRRIVGSSTKPKSLKQIAKWLRDPHSDAAEYKMWGNGVALPCVVFVLSGIVYCTQSEG, from the coding sequence ATGAATAATTTGACCCTGGGCAGTCTCTTTGACGGTTCCGGTGGTTTTCCGTTGGGCGGCTTGATTTCAGGCATCACACCTGTGTGGGCATCGGAGATCGAGCCGTTTCCTATTCGGGTCACTACCAAGCGACTGCCCTTTATGAAACATTACGGTGACATCTCCCAGATGGATGGTGGGAAGATCGAACCCGTGGACATTATCACCTTCGGCTCACCTTGCACGGATATGTCTGTTGCCGGTCGCAGAGCCGGACTGGAAGGACAGCAGTCCGTGCTGTTCTACCAAGCCATCCGCATCATTAAGGAAATGAGGTGTGCCACTAATGGCAAATATCCAAGATACATCGTGTGGGAGAATGTCCCCGGCGCCTTCTCCTCAAACGGCGGTGAAGACTTCAAGGCAGTCCTCGAAGCGGTCATCGACGTCGCAGAGCCGAACACCCAGGTGCCTATGCCTGAGAAAAACCGATGGCCCTATGCCGACTGCTACATGGGAGACGGATGGAGCGTTGCTTACAGAGTTCTTGACGCTCAATTCTGGGGAGTTCCCCAACGAAGAAAACGCATCTACCTTGTCGCAGATTTTGCAGGTGGGCGTGCCTTCGACATACTTTTTAAGTCCGAAGGCCTGTCAGGGTATTCTGCGGAGGGCTTCCGCTCGTGGCAAAGAACTGCCGGAAGTACTGCGGATCGCACTGGAACAGCAAGCCTCTGCTTAAATGACCAGGGCGGTCAGCGTATGGATGTGACGGATGATGTAACCGCCACGCTCCGTGCTGAAGCCCACCACCCTCCGTGCGTTCTGGAGTCCGCAGGGTTCTGCACCGAGCATTCTGCCAAGAGTCGCAGCATCGGCTATAAAGAAGAGACCTCGCCCACGCTCCGAGCGGGTGTTGTTCCCGCAGCAGTCGCCTTGGAAAACCATCCGACCGACAGCAGAGTGAAAATTGCCGAGGACGGCAAGGTTCAGACTCTCACCTCCCGTATGGGGACAGGCGGCAACAATGTGCCTCTTGTTATGAAGATCCGCTCCGGCTGTGAAGGTGGCGGCAAGGGGCCTCTCATCCAGACAGAAAAATCCGCCACACTTTCCTGTAACAACGACCAGACATTGTTTGAACCGAAGGCTTATGGCATTTGCTCCAAAGAAAGCAATGCTATGAAGTCGGACAATCCTCACAGCGGAATCTATGAAGCTGAAACCTCCCGCACTCTTGATGGCAACGGTGGCAACCCCGGATGTAACCAAGGCGGCATTGCTGTTGTGGAGAGTTACGCTATCCAGGGTTCTATGATCGGTCGCGATGACAAGAATGGCCCCCAGGGTGACGGCATCAATGAAGATGTCAGCTTCACCCTCAATACAGTCGACCGCCATGCCGTCTATGCTATGACCACCGGCAGCTTCACCCAAGTTGCCGAGGATAAGGCTCCCACGGTGCTTGCCCGTGATTATAAAGACCCCACCGCCGTTTGCTATGGCATCGGCAGAGACACTTTCAACCAGGGCAAGAATGCCAAGTTTGCTCCTACCTTCGAAGAGGAACTTCAGCCCACCCTCGTTGCCAAAGGCCCCGGTGCTATTCAGAGTGGGTACACTGTCCGCAGGCTCACTCCTACAGAGTGTGCCAAACTGCAGGGATTCCCGGACTGGTGGTGCGATGGTCTGGGCGTTGCCGAACCTACGATGGAGGATATCCGTTATTGGTATGATGTGTTTGAAACCCATCGCAGGATTGTGGGCAGTTCCACAAAGCCCAAGTCACTGAAGCAGATTGCCAAGTGGCTGCGCGACCCCCATTCGGATGCCGCAGAATATAAAATGTGGGGCAACGGTGTCGCACTTCCTTGCGTGGTTTTTGTGCTGTCCGGCATCGTGTACTGTACACAATCCGAGGGCTGA